In Microbacterium lushaniae, the following are encoded in one genomic region:
- a CDS encoding TRAP transporter small permease, which yields MSAPGLKDDPIRVVENAVVWVAAVSAMIATLATLGIVAAFVGSVIARWLGDPFDVTNLVSGLLVTATFAGMAWTTVRGEQVSVQVVTERLGPKANRVLDIVIWSLASGYILWLLWASVDRAITRTWPVPETVVDGVGLAPLWPWRWVFAVALIPFFLVVLLNLVRSIIGRRPYDDVMQFDDAPPSDPTALSDRDALRAASLAEHEQQIDRTPAQGSDGGAR from the coding sequence GTGAGTGCACCCGGTTTGAAGGACGACCCGATCCGCGTCGTGGAGAACGCCGTGGTCTGGGTGGCTGCCGTCTCGGCCATGATCGCGACACTGGCGACACTGGGCATCGTCGCCGCCTTCGTGGGCTCGGTGATCGCGAGATGGCTGGGCGACCCGTTCGATGTGACCAACCTCGTCAGCGGGCTGCTCGTCACCGCGACGTTCGCGGGTATGGCGTGGACCACCGTGCGCGGCGAGCAGGTCTCCGTGCAAGTCGTCACCGAACGGCTCGGACCGAAGGCGAACCGCGTCCTGGACATCGTCATCTGGTCGCTGGCGAGCGGGTACATCCTGTGGCTGCTCTGGGCGTCGGTGGACCGCGCGATCACCCGTACGTGGCCGGTTCCCGAGACCGTCGTCGACGGCGTCGGCCTCGCCCCGCTGTGGCCATGGCGCTGGGTCTTCGCCGTCGCACTGATCCCCTTCTTCCTGGTCGTGCTCCTCAACCTGGTGCGGTCGATCATCGGCCGGCGACCCTACGACGACGTCATGCAGTTCGACGACGCCCCGCCGAGCGACCCCACGGCCCTCAGCGACCGCGACGCGCTGCGCGCGGCGAGCCTGGCCGAGCACGAACAGCAGATCGACCGGACCCCGGCACAGGGATCGGATGGAGGCGCACGATGA
- a CDS encoding DUF3237 domain-containing protein, with protein MEPSLPGLEPAFDVEAALGSLQDHGMTRAGHRRVIPVAGGTIRGLFDAEILPGGADWQILRADGSVDIDTRYTARTADGEYVHLRTAGVRSGDPATLEALLRGEAVDPSRYYFRVAVYVETSAPRLEHLQQAIFVASAIREADAVRYRAYRVT; from the coding sequence ATGGAGCCTTCCCTGCCGGGCCTGGAGCCCGCCTTCGACGTCGAGGCCGCACTGGGGTCGCTGCAGGATCACGGCATGACCCGCGCCGGGCACCGCCGCGTCATCCCGGTGGCCGGCGGCACGATCCGCGGGCTCTTCGACGCCGAGATCCTCCCCGGGGGTGCCGACTGGCAGATCCTCCGCGCGGACGGGTCGGTCGACATCGATACCCGCTACACCGCGCGCACCGCCGACGGGGAGTACGTGCACCTGCGCACCGCCGGCGTGCGCAGCGGCGACCCCGCCACACTGGAGGCGCTCCTGCGCGGCGAGGCGGTGGATCCGAGCCGCTACTACTTCCGCGTGGCCGTGTACGTCGAGACCTCGGCGCCGCGGCTGGAGCATCTGCAGCAGGCGATCTTCGTCGCCTCGGCGATCCGCGAGGCCGACGCCGTGCGCTACCGCGCCTACCGCGTGACGTAG
- a CDS encoding alpha/beta fold hydrolase: MPTVRSGGTVVSWEEIGAADGRPVLVVHGFASNSAQNWRRSGWETALADAGLRGIAVDLRGHGGSARPAGPDNYRAALLVTDLVAVLDAVGADEAGYLGYSLGSRLGWMLALAQPRRIRRLVLGGFGPTSPLAEVDLEAARAAVFRGTPILHPPTAALISLASLVPGNDVGVLLDVAEGVGRDTVSVLPADPAPAAPMCIVNGDRDTIAAGGEALARAVGAHFVPVAGRSHTSAVSSRTFKEAATVWLTR; the protein is encoded by the coding sequence ATGCCGACGGTGCGGTCGGGCGGCACCGTCGTCTCGTGGGAGGAGATCGGCGCCGCGGACGGACGGCCTGTTCTCGTCGTGCATGGATTCGCGTCGAATAGTGCACAGAATTGGCGACGAAGCGGGTGGGAAACCGCGCTCGCCGACGCCGGCCTCCGCGGGATCGCCGTCGACCTTCGCGGTCACGGCGGCAGCGCCCGTCCGGCCGGCCCCGACAACTACCGGGCGGCTCTGCTCGTGACCGATCTCGTCGCCGTCCTGGATGCGGTCGGCGCCGACGAGGCCGGATACCTCGGCTATTCGCTCGGCTCGCGCCTGGGATGGATGCTGGCCCTCGCGCAGCCGCGACGGATCCGGCGGCTCGTCCTCGGCGGCTTCGGACCCACCTCACCGCTCGCCGAGGTCGACCTGGAGGCCGCGCGCGCGGCTGTTTTCCGCGGCACCCCGATCCTCCACCCCCCGACCGCGGCTCTCATCTCTCTGGCGTCCCTCGTGCCGGGCAACGACGTCGGCGTGCTCCTGGACGTCGCCGAAGGGGTGGGCCGGGACACGGTCTCCGTCCTCCCCGCCGACCCCGCACCCGCCGCGCCGATGTGCATCGTCAACGGAGATCGCGACACCATCGCCGCCGGCGGAGAGGCGCTCGCCCGCGCCGTCGGCGCGCATTTCGTGCCGGTGGCGGGGCGCTCGCACACGAGCGCGGTCTCCTCCCGCACGTTCAAGGAAGCGGCGACGGTGTGGCTGACGCGGTGA
- a CDS encoding dihydroxy-acid dehydratase — protein MSQEHIHRLDGRIFGDPGADGMVHRAFLRAEGYTAEEVRRHPVIGICTSWSELNPCNSGFRDLAAAVKRGVEAAGGLALEFPTISISEPFSRPSSMYLRNLLAMDVEETILASPIDGVVLLGGCDKTVPGVLMGAISAGTPAVLVTAGPRPVACWQGEPTTVDAQWDVIDQRRVGALSDADWAAFEGVIHSGPGTCNVMGTATTMAAIGELLGFALPGSALAPAAAPERDRIAEDSGRLIVDVVSRGVPPRSRVTLESLENAVRVTCALGGSTNALIHLEAIAGRAGLRIGHERLREWSRSTPFITDVKPNGRALLSDLETAGGIPAVAARIRHLLHEHVATADGRTWGEVFDAMAPVALGGPIADAAEPLTPDGGISVLRGSLAPGGAVMKLAGAASAARRHRGRAVVFDGVADMWSKIDREDLDVDADSVLVLRGVGVKGGPGIPEVGHVPIPAKLLRAGVTDMLRVTDARMSGTSSGSVVLHVSPEAAVGGPLALVRDGDEIELDTHAGRLDLLVPAEELAARAPMTGGVAPPRRGWGSLYARHALQPDEGCDFDFLVDEDLRGREASA, from the coding sequence ATGTCCCAGGAACACATCCACCGGCTCGACGGGCGGATCTTCGGCGACCCGGGTGCCGACGGCATGGTGCACCGCGCGTTCCTCCGCGCGGAGGGCTACACGGCCGAGGAGGTCCGCCGTCACCCGGTGATCGGCATCTGCACGAGCTGGAGCGAACTGAATCCGTGCAATTCGGGCTTCCGCGACCTCGCCGCGGCCGTCAAGCGGGGCGTCGAAGCCGCCGGCGGGCTCGCGCTGGAATTCCCCACCATCTCGATCAGCGAGCCCTTCAGCCGCCCCTCCTCGATGTACCTGCGCAACCTGCTCGCGATGGACGTGGAGGAGACGATCCTCGCGTCGCCGATCGACGGCGTCGTCCTGCTGGGCGGATGCGACAAGACCGTCCCCGGGGTGCTCATGGGGGCCATCAGCGCCGGCACGCCGGCGGTGCTGGTGACGGCAGGACCGCGGCCGGTCGCGTGCTGGCAGGGGGAGCCGACGACCGTCGACGCGCAGTGGGACGTCATCGACCAGCGCCGCGTGGGCGCCCTCAGCGACGCGGACTGGGCCGCGTTCGAGGGCGTCATCCACTCCGGACCGGGCACGTGCAACGTGATGGGGACGGCGACGACGATGGCGGCGATCGGCGAGCTGCTCGGGTTCGCGCTGCCCGGATCCGCGCTGGCACCCGCCGCCGCACCCGAGCGCGACAGGATCGCCGAGGACAGCGGCCGGCTCATCGTGGATGTCGTCTCACGCGGCGTTCCGCCCCGCTCACGGGTCACCCTGGAATCCCTGGAGAACGCGGTGCGCGTCACGTGCGCCCTCGGCGGCTCGACGAACGCGCTCATCCACCTCGAGGCGATCGCAGGCAGAGCGGGCCTGCGGATCGGACACGAACGCCTTCGCGAGTGGTCGAGGTCGACGCCCTTCATCACCGACGTCAAACCCAACGGGCGGGCGCTCCTGAGCGACCTCGAGACCGCCGGCGGCATCCCCGCGGTCGCGGCGCGGATCCGCCACCTGCTGCACGAGCACGTGGCCACCGCGGACGGCCGCACGTGGGGCGAGGTGTTCGACGCCATGGCACCCGTGGCGCTGGGGGGACCGATCGCGGATGCCGCCGAGCCGCTCACCCCCGACGGCGGGATCAGTGTGCTGCGGGGGTCGCTCGCCCCCGGCGGCGCCGTGATGAAGCTCGCCGGCGCCGCGTCGGCCGCGCGCCGGCATCGCGGCCGGGCGGTGGTGTTCGACGGCGTGGCGGACATGTGGTCCAAGATCGACCGCGAAGACCTCGACGTCGACGCCGACTCCGTGCTGGTCCTGCGCGGGGTGGGGGTGAAGGGCGGGCCGGGCATCCCGGAGGTGGGACACGTGCCGATCCCCGCGAAACTCCTCCGCGCCGGCGTCACCGACATGCTCCGGGTGACGGATGCCCGCATGAGCGGGACCTCCAGCGGCAGTGTCGTCCTGCACGTGTCGCCGGAGGCGGCCGTGGGCGGTCCCCTGGCGCTCGTGCGGGACGGTGACGAGATCGAACTGGACACGCACGCCGGCCGGCTCGACCTGCTCGTACCCGCCGAGGAGCTCGCCGCCCGCGCTCCGATGACGGGAGGTGTCGCGCCGCCGCGTCGCGGCTGGGGCAGCCTGTACGCCCGGCACGCGCTCCAGCCCGACGAAGGCTGCGATTTCGACTTCCTCGTCGACGAGGACCTCCGCGGACGGGAGGCGTCCGCATGA
- a CDS encoding SDR family oxidoreductase, with protein sequence MPHTPRRAIVTGAGSGIGARIADAFVRRGDTVWGCDLGGDARETDSGVTMRECDISDRSAARSFVAEAVSAMGGLDVLVDNVGIGGPTAPIEDISAADWRRVLAVNLDGTFWITQAAAPALTESGRGAIVVMSSLAGRVGYPQRLAYATSKWGLVGFAKTLALELGPSDVTVNAVLPGAVAGERMDQVLAGRARASGRTLAQEREAALANQSLQRFVTAEEVADLVAFLTSDAARSISGQAFPIDGDSKGA encoded by the coding sequence ATGCCGCACACGCCTCGGCGCGCGATCGTCACCGGTGCCGGCAGCGGCATCGGTGCGCGCATCGCCGACGCCTTCGTGCGCCGGGGCGACACCGTGTGGGGCTGCGACCTCGGCGGCGACGCACGCGAGACCGATTCGGGCGTGACGATGCGCGAGTGCGACATCTCCGACCGCTCTGCCGCCCGCTCGTTCGTGGCCGAAGCCGTCTCGGCCATGGGCGGCCTCGACGTCCTCGTCGACAACGTCGGGATCGGCGGGCCGACGGCGCCGATCGAGGACATCTCCGCCGCCGACTGGCGGCGCGTTCTGGCGGTCAATCTCGACGGCACGTTCTGGATCACCCAGGCCGCCGCTCCCGCGCTCACCGAATCCGGGCGGGGCGCCATCGTGGTGATGTCGTCGCTGGCCGGACGCGTCGGGTACCCGCAGCGGCTCGCCTACGCCACCAGCAAGTGGGGCCTCGTCGGGTTCGCCAAGACCCTGGCGCTCGAGCTCGGCCCATCCGACGTCACGGTCAACGCCGTGCTCCCGGGCGCCGTCGCGGGCGAGCGCATGGACCAGGTGCTCGCCGGTCGGGCGCGCGCCAGCGGGCGGACGCTCGCGCAGGAGCGGGAGGCGGCGCTGGCCAATCAGTCGCTTCAGCGCTTCGTCACGGCGGAGGAGGTCGCGGATCTGGTCGCCTTCCTGACCTCGGACGCGGCCCGCTCGATCAGCGGCCAGGCATTCCCCATCGACGGCGATTCCAAGGGTGCGTGA
- a CDS encoding thiamine pyrophosphate-dependent enzyme codes for MSEPTREQEREMYRFLVRARALDVELVRWHRQGIIPGFPPSIGHEATQVGAAAAIDTGRDFVFPMYRELALALALGVDMRAYLANHNGDWNGGSFDPVAAHVTPIQAVVGSNGPHAVGWALGQRIDGRDGVALACIGDGGTSQGDTHEAMNFAGVWRLPVVFLVTNNQWAISVPVSQQVAGGSIAARAAGYGFPGVAVDGNDVLAVRAAVTDAVQRARDGGGPTLIESKIYRRGPHATSDDPGRYRTLDDERRDGGEDPVIRYRRSVRERGVIEESDVAEVDAEAARWVEEIRLHLTTLPPRGGEELFTDVYEELTEDLLEQRAAWEESTRA; via the coding sequence GTGTCCGAACCCACCCGCGAGCAGGAGCGGGAGATGTACCGCTTCCTCGTGCGGGCGCGCGCGCTCGATGTCGAGCTCGTCCGCTGGCACCGCCAGGGGATCATCCCCGGCTTCCCGCCCTCGATCGGTCACGAGGCGACGCAGGTGGGAGCGGCGGCGGCCATCGACACCGGCCGCGACTTCGTCTTCCCGATGTACCGCGAGCTGGCCCTCGCCCTCGCCCTCGGCGTGGACATGCGGGCCTACCTCGCCAACCACAACGGCGACTGGAACGGCGGATCGTTCGACCCGGTCGCCGCCCACGTCACCCCCATCCAGGCGGTGGTCGGCTCCAACGGCCCGCACGCGGTCGGATGGGCCCTGGGCCAGCGGATCGACGGACGCGACGGCGTCGCCCTCGCCTGCATCGGCGACGGCGGCACCAGCCAGGGCGACACGCACGAGGCGATGAACTTCGCCGGCGTCTGGCGCCTTCCCGTGGTCTTCCTCGTCACCAACAACCAGTGGGCCATCTCCGTGCCCGTCTCCCAGCAGGTCGCCGGCGGATCCATCGCCGCGCGCGCGGCCGGATACGGCTTCCCCGGGGTCGCCGTCGACGGCAACGACGTGCTCGCCGTGCGCGCGGCGGTGACCGACGCCGTCCAGCGCGCCCGGGACGGGGGCGGGCCGACGCTCATCGAGTCGAAGATCTACCGCCGGGGGCCGCACGCCACCTCCGATGACCCCGGCCGGTACCGCACGCTGGACGACGAGCGCCGCGACGGCGGGGAGGACCCCGTCATCCGGTACCGCCGCAGCGTGCGGGAGCGGGGGGTGATCGAGGAGTCCGACGTCGCCGAGGTCGATGCCGAAGCCGCCCGGTGGGTCGAGGAGATCCGCCTCCACCTGACCACGCTCCCGCCCCGTGGAGGCGAGGAGCTCTTCACCGACGTCTACGAGGAGCTCACCGAGGATCTCCTCGAACAGCGCGCCGCCTGGGAAGAGAGCACCCGCGCATGA
- a CDS encoding EthD family reductase yields the protein MHKLVVLYPQPPDPAGFESYYRSTHLPLASRMPGMLAHRFSTAISAQGGSSPYFAVYEADFPDHAAMVAALSSPEGRAVEADVPNYAPEGTLVLDYETETPPA from the coding sequence ATGCACAAGCTCGTCGTGCTGTATCCGCAGCCGCCCGACCCCGCCGGCTTCGAGAGCTACTACCGGAGCACGCACCTGCCGTTGGCCTCGCGCATGCCCGGCATGCTCGCGCACCGATTCTCCACGGCGATCAGCGCACAGGGCGGGTCCAGCCCTTACTTCGCCGTCTACGAGGCAGACTTCCCCGATCACGCGGCGATGGTGGCTGCGCTGTCGTCACCGGAGGGCCGGGCGGTCGAGGCGGACGTGCCGAACTACGCCCCCGAGGGCACCCTCGTGCTCGACTACGAGACCGAGACGCCGCCGGCATGA
- a CDS encoding alpha-ketoacid dehydrogenase subunit beta, with amino-acid sequence MTTTLRPAPGDTGSTVEILSVQQALNRALADELDADPRVLVFGEDVGVLGGVFRVTDGLQARFGSDRVFDTPLAESAILGTAVGLAIAGFRPVPEVQFDGFAYPAFDQIVSQVARYRYRSRGRLPMPITLRVPSYGGIRAPELHGESTEAFWAHVAGLKVVSPADAHDAYHLLRASIRSPDPVIFLEPKSRYWQKGPVDLGNSGGADGARIVRPGRHLTILSWGAMVDRSLKAAEVAAEDGVDTEVVDLRWLSPIDTATIVESVGRTRRAVVVHEAARTAGLGAEVATRISERLFDTLRAPVQRVTGYDVPTPSGALEDEQIPSVHRILLGMQRVLEYRRG; translated from the coding sequence ATGACCACCACCCTGCGTCCGGCGCCGGGCGACACCGGCTCCACCGTGGAGATCCTCTCGGTGCAGCAGGCGCTGAACCGTGCGCTCGCGGATGAACTCGACGCCGACCCCCGCGTCCTGGTCTTCGGGGAGGACGTCGGCGTGCTCGGCGGCGTCTTCCGTGTCACCGATGGCCTGCAGGCGCGCTTCGGGTCCGACCGCGTCTTCGATACACCGCTGGCCGAATCGGCCATCCTGGGCACCGCGGTGGGCCTGGCGATCGCCGGCTTCCGGCCGGTCCCCGAAGTGCAGTTCGACGGCTTCGCCTATCCCGCGTTCGATCAGATCGTCTCGCAGGTCGCGCGCTACCGCTATCGCAGCCGAGGACGGCTGCCGATGCCGATCACACTGCGCGTGCCCAGCTACGGCGGCATCCGGGCCCCTGAGCTGCACGGCGAGAGCACCGAGGCGTTCTGGGCGCACGTCGCAGGGCTGAAGGTCGTCAGCCCTGCAGACGCGCATGACGCGTACCACCTGCTGCGGGCGTCGATCCGCTCTCCCGACCCGGTGATCTTCCTCGAGCCCAAGTCGCGGTACTGGCAGAAGGGCCCCGTCGACCTCGGGAACTCCGGAGGCGCGGACGGAGCGAGGATCGTCCGCCCCGGCCGGCACCTGACCATCCTCAGCTGGGGAGCGATGGTCGACCGGTCACTGAAGGCGGCCGAGGTCGCCGCGGAGGATGGCGTGGACACCGAGGTCGTCGACCTGCGGTGGCTCTCCCCCATCGACACCGCGACGATCGTGGAATCGGTGGGCCGCACCCGGCGGGCGGTGGTCGTGCATGAGGCGGCCCGGACGGCGGGCCTGGGCGCCGAGGTCGCGACGCGCATCTCGGAGCGGCTCTTCGACACGCTGCGCGCGCCGGTGCAGCGGGTGACCGGCTATGACGTGCCGACCCCCTCCGGCGCCCTCGAGGACGAGCAGATCCCGAGTGTCCACCGCATCCTGCTGGGGATGCAGCGAGTACTGGAGTACCGACGTGGCTGA
- a CDS encoding biotin/lipoyl-containing protein: protein MAEQSFPLPDLGEGLEDAVILEWHVGVGDLVERNDVLVEVETTKSALELPSPLSGVVSRLGAEEGETVRVGDALITFEVPEESAGIVGRVPAVDADVPVKRVTLRPPEDD, encoded by the coding sequence GTGGCTGAACAGTCCTTCCCGCTTCCCGACCTCGGCGAGGGCCTGGAGGATGCGGTCATCCTCGAGTGGCACGTAGGGGTGGGCGACCTCGTCGAGCGCAACGACGTCCTTGTCGAGGTGGAGACGACGAAATCGGCCCTGGAGCTGCCCTCCCCCCTCTCCGGCGTCGTGTCCCGCCTCGGCGCGGAGGAGGGTGAAACGGTGCGGGTCGGCGACGCGCTGATCACCTTCGAGGTGCCCGAGGAGAGCGCCGGCATCGTCGGGAGGGTACCGGCCGTCGACGCCGACGTGCCGGTCAAGCGCGTCACCCTGCGCCCGCCCGAGGACGACTGA
- a CDS encoding NAD(P)-dependent oxidoreductase: MTRIGFTGVGAMGAPMVRNLLAAGHEVTVWGRSPSKLAPVLEAGAVPARDLAEIAAQDVVLGCLLDGAAIEEVYLGGLLSHARPGQLFADHGTYAPQVAERVAAAFAERGARYLDAPVSGGPMGAVAGTLVCAVGGDAAGVEQLRPIAQAYTGRIAHLGGPGRGLALKLINNFLVSINFVAAAETAWLIERLGLDPDAAQGILYGGMADGAVLRQGLSKALAHDYDAGGMSLGGLVEVQRNIAELLGGAEFRSGLFPYAQEVFAAAARSEFTRHPSALTRWLPGAPSIDPSSSEQ, from the coding sequence ATGACGCGGATCGGCTTCACCGGCGTGGGCGCGATGGGCGCGCCGATGGTCCGCAACCTCCTCGCCGCCGGGCACGAGGTCACGGTGTGGGGCCGTTCCCCGTCGAAGCTGGCACCGGTGCTCGAGGCGGGCGCCGTGCCCGCCCGCGATCTCGCGGAGATCGCCGCCCAGGACGTCGTCCTCGGGTGCCTCCTGGACGGCGCGGCGATCGAAGAGGTGTATCTCGGCGGGCTGCTCTCCCACGCCCGGCCCGGCCAGCTCTTCGCCGACCACGGGACCTACGCCCCGCAGGTGGCGGAGCGCGTCGCCGCCGCGTTCGCCGAGCGGGGCGCCCGGTACCTCGATGCGCCCGTCTCCGGCGGCCCGATGGGCGCTGTCGCGGGAACCCTCGTGTGCGCGGTGGGGGGCGACGCGGCCGGGGTGGAGCAGCTGCGGCCGATCGCGCAGGCCTACACCGGGCGGATCGCCCACCTCGGCGGACCAGGCCGCGGCCTGGCGCTGAAGCTCATCAACAACTTCCTGGTCTCGATCAACTTCGTCGCCGCCGCCGAGACGGCCTGGCTCATCGAACGCCTGGGACTCGACCCGGATGCCGCCCAGGGGATCCTGTACGGCGGAATGGCGGACGGCGCAGTCCTCCGGCAGGGGCTGTCCAAGGCGCTCGCCCACGATTACGACGCGGGCGGCATGTCCCTCGGCGGCCTCGTGGAGGTGCAGCGCAACATCGCCGAGCTCCTCGGTGGCGCGGAGTTCCGCTCGGGTCTGTTCCCCTACGCGCAGGAGGTGTTCGCCGCCGCGGCGCGGAGCGAATTCACCCGGCATCCGTCGGCGCTGACGCGCTGGCTCCCCGGCGCGCCGTCCATCGATCCATCGTCGTCCGAACAGTGA
- a CDS encoding NAD(P)-dependent oxidoreductase translates to MVDDRTQRVGFVGLGMMGTPMSRNLAGAGFDLRVYDADPERTRAVAAELGVTPVADPVELAACDVVVTMLPTSAIVRSVFLGADGALTIPLRAGTVIVDMSSSDPAETVETGRALAAFGVRLVDAPVSGGVARAADGTLAIMMGADDEDAAALAERIVAPMSRSVYRTGGLGTGDAMKALNNFVAGAAFAATSEALIAGRQFGLDPQLMVDILNDSTGQSFSSTHVFGPHVVQERYASGFALPLITKDIRIARDLQRGLGRDAPVCEAVTASFQEALDALGGVDHTEAYRHWSGESR, encoded by the coding sequence ATGGTGGATGACAGGACTCAGCGGGTGGGTTTCGTCGGGCTGGGGATGATGGGCACGCCCATGTCGCGCAACCTCGCCGGTGCCGGATTCGACCTGCGGGTCTACGACGCCGACCCCGAGCGCACGCGCGCGGTGGCGGCGGAACTGGGCGTCACCCCGGTCGCAGATCCCGTGGAGCTGGCCGCCTGCGACGTCGTCGTCACGATGCTCCCCACGAGTGCGATCGTGCGCTCGGTCTTCCTCGGCGCCGACGGCGCGCTGACGATCCCCCTGCGCGCGGGGACCGTGATCGTCGACATGAGCTCGTCCGACCCGGCGGAGACCGTCGAGACCGGCCGCGCCCTCGCGGCCTTCGGCGTCCGCCTCGTCGACGCCCCGGTGTCCGGAGGCGTGGCGCGCGCGGCCGATGGGACGCTCGCGATCATGATGGGCGCCGACGACGAGGACGCGGCGGCCCTCGCCGAACGGATCGTGGCGCCGATGAGCAGATCGGTGTACCGCACGGGCGGCCTGGGCACGGGCGACGCGATGAAGGCCCTCAACAACTTCGTCGCCGGCGCCGCGTTCGCGGCCACCTCGGAGGCGCTGATCGCCGGACGGCAGTTCGGCCTGGATCCCCAGCTCATGGTCGACATCCTCAACGACTCGACGGGGCAGAGCTTCTCCTCCACGCACGTCTTCGGCCCGCACGTGGTGCAGGAGCGGTACGCCAGCGGCTTCGCGCTGCCCCTGATCACCAAGGACATCCGCATCGCGCGCGACCTCCAGCGCGGGCTCGGTCGCGACGCGCCCGTGTGCGAAGCTGTCACGGCGAGCTTCCAGGAGGCCCTGGACGCGCTCGGCGGCGTGGACCACACCGAGGCTTACCGGCACTGGAGCGGCGAGAGCCGCTGA